Genomic DNA from Candidatus Neomarinimicrobiota bacterium:
AGAACATCCCCTGTGCGGATATTCATGTCCATAAGTGACTGTAAATCGAATAATTGCATGCTTTGTCTTTCTAGTAATGACTCATGGAAATAATTTCACGTTTGGTACAATCCCCAATATGTCGATAATGGGTATCGACCCCTCTTACATACTTGGAGTAGGCCTGTTTGCTTAGATTGTACTTTCGAATAATCCTACGGAACCATTCAGGTACTGGATTTTCAGATTTGTGCTCAAGTACAAAATCTCGCTCAAGAAATGGGACCAGTCGCTCCTCTTCAAAAAGATCATCCAGCCCTGGAAACATCATCGAGCGGATATTGCTATCAAAAGTGATTCGGTCGGTATGGTTAAATTTTCCGATATATGCCTCCCGGGTATAGGTCACC
This window encodes:
- a CDS encoding VTC domain-containing protein, whose translation is RKKLRVRGYNQVSQESEVFLEIKWKNNTFISKDRTPVKYTDVANLLAGGDMEKLLPYRKDFPNSHEKASKFLFYLKRSSRVPVNLVTYTREAYIGKFNHTDRITFDSNIRSMMFPGLDDLFEEERLVPFLERDFVLEHKSENPVPEWFRRIIRKYNLSKQAYSKYVRGVDTHYRHIGDCTKREIISMSHY